A single window of Pseudomonas lijiangensis DNA harbors:
- a CDS encoding DUF1289 domain-containing protein, with product MTDNTTPAPARPPKPLFSNVSPAVPSPCVSLCRLDEQKVCLGCFRHVEDIREWRSADDDRRRQIRHSADQRRELAQENRIAG from the coding sequence GTGACCGATAACACCACGCCCGCACCTGCCCGGCCACCCAAGCCGCTGTTCAGCAACGTCAGCCCTGCCGTGCCTTCGCCCTGTGTCAGCCTGTGTCGGCTCGACGAGCAGAAAGTCTGTCTGGGCTGCTTTCGCCATGTAGAAGACATTCGCGAATGGCGCTCGGCTGACGATGATCGACGCCGTCAGATTCGCCACAGCGCCGACCAGCGCCGGGAGCTTGCCCAGGAAAACCGCATCGCGGGCTAA
- the glnK gene encoding P-II family nitrogen regulator has protein sequence MKLVTAIIKPFKLDDVRESLSEIGVQGITVTEVKGFGRQKGHTELYRGAEYVVDFLPKVKIDVAIDDKDLDRVIEAITKAANTGKIGDGKIFVVNLEQAIRIRTGETDTDAI, from the coding sequence ATGAAGCTAGTCACTGCCATCATCAAGCCGTTCAAACTGGACGACGTGCGCGAGTCGCTGTCCGAAATCGGCGTGCAGGGCATCACTGTTACCGAGGTCAAAGGTTTCGGTCGCCAAAAGGGACACACCGAGCTGTATCGCGGTGCTGAATACGTAGTCGACTTCCTTCCAAAAGTGAAGATCGACGTCGCTATCGATGACAAGGATCTGGATCGCGTCATCGAGGCCATCACCAAGGCTGCCAACACCGGCAAGATCGGGGACGGCAAAATTTTTGTTGTGAATCTGGAACAGGCTATACGCATCCGTACCGGCGAAACCGATACCGACGCCATTTAA
- the lptM gene encoding LPS translocon maturation chaperone LptM: MKRLISSLAALVAVACLVTACGQKGPLYLPDDTKSSDEQAKSQSHKHL; encoded by the coding sequence ATGAAGCGCCTGATCTCTTCGCTTGCTGCGCTCGTCGCGGTCGCTTGTCTTGTCACTGCGTGCGGCCAGAAAGGCCCGCTCTACCTGCCCGATGACACCAAATCATCCGACGAACAAGCCAAATCGCAATCGCACAAGCATCTTTAA
- a CDS encoding DUF484 family protein, giving the protein MTDQPPASTDNTSESPADSAVPNLEAEAVIAFLLKQPDFFAEHDELLVSMRIPHQRGDTVSLVERQLKLLRERNIEMRHRLSQLMDVARDNDRLFEKTRRLNLAMMDATSLDELIIAVEDSLRQEFKVPFVSLVLFSDNPMPVGRWVSSADAQKAIGGLIGEKTVCGALREHELTFLFGEEQSKEVGSTAIVTLNHLGLHGVLAIGSRDPQHYKSSVGTLFLSYIADVLSRLLPRFTHSLRSVR; this is encoded by the coding sequence ATGACCGATCAGCCTCCGGCTTCAACCGACAACACCAGCGAATCGCCTGCCGATAGCGCAGTGCCAAACCTTGAAGCAGAGGCGGTTATCGCTTTCCTGCTCAAACAACCGGATTTCTTCGCCGAGCACGACGAATTGCTGGTGTCGATGCGTATCCCTCACCAGCGCGGCGATACCGTCTCGCTGGTCGAGCGTCAGCTCAAGCTGCTGCGTGAACGCAATATCGAAATGCGTCATCGGCTCTCGCAGTTGATGGATGTAGCCCGCGACAACGACCGTCTGTTCGAGAAAACCCGACGCCTCAACCTCGCCATGATGGACGCCACCAGCCTGGATGAACTGATCATCGCGGTGGAAGACAGCCTGCGCCAGGAATTCAAGGTGCCCTTTGTCAGCCTGGTCCTGTTCAGCGATAACCCCATGCCCGTGGGCCGCTGGGTCAGCAGCGCCGATGCACAGAAGGCCATTGGCGGCCTGATCGGCGAGAAAACCGTGTGCGGTGCATTGCGCGAGCATGAGCTGACGTTCCTGTTCGGCGAAGAGCAAAGCAAGGAAGTGGGCTCCACCGCCATCGTGACCCTGAACCATCTGGGCCTGCACGGCGTACTTGCCATCGGCAGCCGCGATCCGCAGCACTATAAAAGCTCGGTCGGCACCCTGTTCCTCAGCTATATCGCCGACGTTCTGAGCCGCCTGCTGCCACGCTTCACTCATTCGCTACGCTCGGTTCGCTAG
- the dapF gene encoding diaminopimelate epimerase: protein MLLRFTKMHGLGNDFMVLDLVSQHAHILPKHAKQWGDRHTGIGFDQLLIVEAPSNPDVDFRYRIFNSDGSEVEQCGNGARCFARFVLDKRLTAKRQIRVETKSGIIELDVRNDGQISVDMGPPRLAPQDIPFTAPAQALSYNVDVDGQNVELAAVSMGNPHAVLRVDDINGAPVHELGPKIEHHPRFPARVNVGFLHVIDRQRAQLRVWERGAGETQACGTGACAAAVAAISQGWMDSPLLIDLPGGRLSIEWAGPGHSVMMTGPAVRVYEGQVRL, encoded by the coding sequence ATGCTGCTGCGTTTTACCAAGATGCATGGGCTGGGTAATGACTTCATGGTCCTGGACCTGGTGAGTCAGCACGCGCATATCTTGCCCAAGCACGCCAAACAATGGGGCGACCGGCATACCGGCATCGGTTTCGACCAGTTGCTGATCGTCGAAGCGCCGAGCAATCCGGACGTGGATTTCCGTTACCGGATCTTCAACTCCGACGGTTCCGAAGTGGAGCAGTGTGGCAACGGTGCGCGCTGCTTCGCCCGCTTCGTGCTGGACAAGCGCCTGACGGCCAAGCGCCAGATCCGGGTCGAGACCAAGAGCGGCATTATCGAACTGGATGTGCGCAACGACGGGCAGATCAGCGTCGACATGGGTCCGCCACGCCTGGCCCCACAGGACATTCCGTTCACGGCCCCCGCTCAGGCACTGAGCTACAACGTCGATGTCGACGGCCAGAACGTCGAGCTGGCTGCGGTGTCCATGGGCAATCCCCATGCGGTCCTGCGGGTGGACGACATCAACGGCGCGCCGGTGCATGAACTGGGTCCGAAGATCGAGCATCACCCGCGCTTCCCGGCACGGGTCAATGTGGGTTTTCTTCACGTCATCGATCGTCAGCGCGCACAATTGCGCGTCTGGGAGCGCGGCGCGGGTGAAACCCAGGCCTGCGGCACCGGCGCATGTGCTGCTGCCGTAGCGGCCATCAGCCAGGGCTGGATGGATTCGCCTCTGTTGATCGATCTGCCCGGCGGACGCCTGTCCATCGAGTGGGCCGGTCCGGGGCATTCTGTGATGATGACAGGCCCGGCAGTACGGGTTTACGAAGGCCAAGTTCGTCTATGA
- the xerC gene encoding tyrosine recombinase XerC, whose protein sequence is MEQHLDAYCTHLRSERQVSPHTLDAYRRDLNKVLEFSRKAGVSNWADLDIQLLRSFTARQHQQGQSSRSLARMLSAVRGLYKYLCREGLCEHDPANGLAPPKGERRLPKTLDTDRTSQLLDGAVEDDFLAHRDQAIMELLYSSGLRLSELTSLNLDQLDLSDGLVQVLGKGSKTRVLPVGSKARQALETWLPLRALANPQDDAVFVSQQGRRLGPRAIQKRLKTAGERELGQNLHPHMLRHSFASHLLESSQDLRAVQELLGHADIKTTQIYTHLDFQHLASVYDSAHPRARRKGVADD, encoded by the coding sequence ATGGAACAGCATCTGGACGCCTACTGCACTCACCTGCGCAGTGAGCGTCAGGTGTCGCCTCATACGCTGGATGCCTATCGACGCGACCTGAACAAGGTGCTCGAATTCAGCAGGAAGGCAGGCGTTTCAAACTGGGCAGACCTGGATATCCAGCTTCTGCGTAGCTTTACTGCCCGCCAGCACCAGCAAGGCCAGTCTTCACGCAGCCTGGCGCGCATGCTGTCGGCGGTGCGCGGGCTCTACAAATACCTGTGTCGCGAAGGCCTGTGCGAGCATGACCCGGCCAATGGCCTGGCGCCGCCCAAAGGCGAGCGGCGACTGCCCAAGACCCTCGACACCGACCGCACTTCGCAACTTCTGGACGGCGCAGTCGAGGACGATTTCCTGGCCCATCGCGATCAGGCCATCATGGAGCTGCTGTATTCCTCGGGGTTACGCCTGTCGGAGCTTACGAGCCTGAATCTCGATCAACTGGACCTGAGCGACGGGCTGGTCCAGGTACTCGGCAAAGGCAGCAAGACCCGCGTGCTTCCGGTGGGCAGCAAGGCCCGTCAGGCCCTGGAAACCTGGCTGCCCCTGCGCGCTCTGGCCAATCCGCAGGACGATGCGGTATTCGTCAGCCAGCAAGGCCGGCGACTGGGGCCAAGAGCGATCCAGAAACGGCTCAAGACCGCCGGGGAACGCGAGCTGGGCCAAAACCTGCACCCGCACATGCTGCGCCACTCATTCGCGAGTCATCTGCTGGAGTCCTCTCAGGACCTGCGCGCCGTGCAGGAACTGCTTGGCCACGCCGACATCAAGACCACGCAAATCTATACCCACCTGGACTTTCAGCATCTGGCCAGCGTGTACGACAGCGCCCACCCCCGCGCAAGGCGCAAAGGAGTTGCCGATGATTAA
- a CDS encoding YifB family Mg chelatase-like AAA ATPase, which yields MSLAIVHSRAQVGVEAPAVTVEAHLANGLPTLTLVGLPEGAVKESKDRVRSAILNSGLDFPARRITLNLAPADLPKDGGRFDLAIALGLLGASGQLPLLALQEVECLGELALSGAIRSIQGVLPAALAARAAERTLIVPAANAEEACLASGLRVIAVNHLLELVAHFNGRTPIPPYQSSGLLHQPKPYPDLSEVQGQTAAKRALVVAAAGAHNLLFSGPPGTGKTLLASRLPGLLPPLDEYEALEVAAIQSVASQVPLSSWPQRPFRQPHHSASGPALVGGGSRPQPGEITLAHHGVLFLDELPEFDRRVLEVLREPLESGHIVISRARDRVRFPARFQLVAAMNPCPCGYMGEPTGRCRCSTEQIQRYRNKLSGPLLDRIDLHLTVAREATALNPTPQTGDNTASAAALVAKARDRQQRRQGCANAFLDLPGLREHCPLSAADENWLETACERLTLSLRAAHRLLKVARTLADLEQEDAIDRRHLAEALQYRPSSN from the coding sequence ATGTCTCTCGCCATCGTCCACAGTCGCGCCCAGGTTGGCGTGGAAGCACCTGCCGTTACGGTCGAAGCCCATCTGGCCAACGGCCTGCCAACCCTGACGCTGGTCGGTTTGCCGGAAGGTGCGGTCAAGGAAAGCAAGGATCGGGTGCGCAGCGCCATTCTCAATTCGGGGCTGGATTTTCCGGCGCGGCGGATCACGCTCAATCTGGCTCCGGCGGATTTGCCTAAGGATGGCGGCCGGTTTGATCTGGCCATTGCGTTGGGGTTGCTGGGGGCCAGTGGGCAGTTGCCGTTGCTGGCATTGCAGGAGGTGGAGTGTCTGGGCGAGCTGGCGTTGTCCGGGGCGATTCGGTCGATTCAGGGGGTGTTGCCTGCGGCGCTGGCGGCCAGGGCGGCGGAGCGTACGCTGATCGTACCGGCGGCGAATGCCGAGGAGGCGTGTCTGGCTTCGGGGCTGCGGGTCATTGCGGTGAATCATCTGCTGGAGTTGGTCGCGCATTTCAATGGGCGCACACCCATCCCGCCTTATCAGAGCAGCGGGCTTTTGCATCAGCCCAAGCCTTATCCGGATCTGAGCGAGGTTCAGGGCCAGACCGCCGCCAAGCGCGCATTAGTGGTTGCTGCGGCCGGGGCGCACAACCTGCTTTTCAGCGGCCCACCGGGTACGGGCAAAACCCTGCTCGCCAGTCGCCTGCCCGGTCTATTGCCACCGCTGGATGAATACGAAGCGCTGGAGGTGGCGGCGATTCAATCGGTGGCCAGTCAGGTGCCGCTGAGCAGTTGGCCGCAACGACCTTTTCGGCAACCTCATCACTCGGCGTCGGGGCCGGCGTTGGTGGGCGGTGGCAGTCGTCCTCAACCTGGCGAGATAACATTGGCCCACCACGGCGTTTTGTTTCTGGATGAGTTGCCCGAGTTCGACCGCCGGGTTCTGGAGGTTTTACGCGAGCCACTGGAGTCAGGCCATATCGTGATTTCCCGGGCTCGGGACCGGGTACGGTTCCCGGCGCGCTTTCAACTGGTCGCGGCCATGAACCCATGCCCGTGCGGTTATATGGGTGAGCCCACCGGGCGGTGTCGTTGTTCGACCGAGCAGATCCAGCGCTATCGCAACAAACTGTCAGGCCCGTTGCTGGACCGGATCGATCTGCATCTGACTGTCGCCCGGGAAGCCACTGCCCTCAACCCGACACCACAAACCGGCGATAACACTGCCAGCGCCGCTGCCTTGGTGGCAAAAGCCCGTGATCGCCAACAACGACGCCAGGGCTGCGCCAATGCCTTTCTCGATCTGCCTGGGCTGCGCGAGCATTGTCCGTTGTCGGCAGCGGATGAAAACTGGCTGGAAACGGCCTGCGAGCGGTTGACCTTGTCGCTGCGGGCCGCGCACCGGTTGCTGAAAGTGGCGAGAACCCTGGCGGATCTGGAGCAGGAAGATGCGATTGATCGCAGGCATTTGGCCGAGGCGTTGCAGTATCGGCCTTCCAGTAATTGA
- the lysA gene encoding diaminopimelate decarboxylase, translating to MDAFNYRDGELFAEGVALSAIAERFGTPTYVYSRAHIEAQYRAYADALSGMPHLVCFAVKANSNLGVLNVLARLGAGFDIVSRGELERVLAAGGKAEKIVFSGVGKTREDMRRALEVGVHCFNVESTDELERLQVVAAELNVRAPISLRVNPDVDAGTHPYISTGLKENKFGIAIADAEDVYVRASQLPNLEVLGVDCHIGSQLTTLEPFIDALDRLLDLVDRLGDCGIHLRHIDLGGGLGVRYRDEEPPLAADYIKAVRERLEGRDLGLMFEPGRFIVANAGVLLTRVEYLKHTEHKDFAIVDAAMNDLIRPALYQAWMDVTAVRPRDGAARTYDIVGPICETGDFLAKNRELALAEGDLLAVHSAGAYGFVMSSNYNTRGRTAEVLVDGSQAFEVRRRETVTELFAGESLLPE from the coding sequence ATGGACGCCTTCAACTATCGCGACGGTGAGCTGTTCGCGGAAGGAGTAGCATTGTCTGCCATTGCCGAACGTTTCGGCACGCCGACCTATGTCTATTCCCGCGCTCACATCGAAGCCCAATACCGTGCCTACGCCGACGCCCTGAGCGGCATGCCGCATCTGGTGTGTTTTGCCGTGAAAGCCAACTCCAACCTGGGCGTACTCAATGTCCTGGCGCGTCTTGGCGCCGGTTTCGACATCGTATCCCGTGGCGAACTGGAGCGTGTGCTGGCCGCCGGTGGCAAAGCCGAGAAGATCGTGTTCTCCGGTGTCGGCAAGACCCGTGAAGACATGCGCCGCGCTCTTGAAGTCGGCGTGCACTGCTTCAACGTCGAGTCCACCGACGAACTCGAGCGCCTGCAGGTCGTGGCAGCCGAACTGAATGTTCGTGCGCCGATCTCCCTGCGGGTCAATCCGGATGTGGATGCGGGCACTCACCCGTACATTTCCACCGGCCTCAAAGAGAACAAGTTCGGCATCGCCATCGCGGATGCCGAAGACGTCTACGTTCGCGCCTCGCAACTGCCGAACCTGGAAGTCCTGGGTGTCGACTGCCATATCGGCTCGCAACTGACGACCTTGGAGCCCTTCATCGATGCACTGGACCGCCTGCTGGATCTGGTGGATCGCCTCGGCGACTGCGGCATTCACTTGCGTCATATCGACTTGGGCGGCGGCCTGGGCGTGCGTTATCGCGACGAAGAGCCACCACTGGCGGCCGATTACATCAAGGCCGTGCGCGAGCGCCTTGAAGGACGTGACCTGGGGCTGATGTTCGAACCAGGCCGCTTCATCGTGGCCAATGCCGGCGTGCTGCTGACTCGGGTCGAGTACCTCAAGCACACCGAGCACAAGGATTTCGCCATCGTCGATGCGGCCATGAACGACCTGATCCGTCCGGCGCTGTATCAGGCCTGGATGGATGTCACTGCCGTGCGCCCACGCGATGGCGCAGCACGCACTTATGACATCGTCGGCCCGATCTGCGAAACCGGTGACTTCCTGGCCAAGAACCGCGAACTGGCTCTGGCTGAAGGCGATCTGCTGGCTGTTCACTCGGCGGGCGCCTATGGTTTCGTCATGAGTTCGAACTACAACACCCGTGGCCGTACCGCCGAAGTACTGGTGGATGGCTCACAAGCCTTTGAAGTGCGTCGTCGCGAAACCGTGACCGAGCTGTTCGCTGGCGAAAGCCTGCTGCCGGAGTAA
- a CDS encoding BRO-N domain-containing protein: MDKSINQPHTPTLFIRHKAHLHAIRLQDKTWFCARDLGHLMGIFLDEYRTRKLAPDQRKTLWLKRYEDTQETLMVSESGAYALLIYHHAPHNGPLREWLEHHVVPTLRDMDQAPTSQRPTLSLMHWPGVSMSLLNWQSEPWIRLRDMPEILLEQSRQGVGKATPWWRRLLA, encoded by the coding sequence TTGGATAAGTCCATAAATCAACCCCATACCCCCACCCTCTTCATCCGCCACAAAGCCCATCTGCACGCCATCCGCCTGCAAGACAAGACATGGTTCTGCGCCCGTGACCTCGGTCATTTGATGGGAATTTTTCTGGATGAATACCGAACTCGCAAGCTCGCGCCGGATCAGCGCAAAACCCTGTGGCTCAAACGTTATGAGGATACGCAGGAAACGTTGATGGTCAGCGAATCGGGGGCTTACGCCTTGTTGATCTATCATCACGCGCCACATAACGGGCCGTTGCGTGAGTGGCTGGAGCACCATGTCGTGCCCACGTTGCGAGATATGGATCAGGCACCCACATCGCAACGCCCAACGCTGAGTTTGATGCATTGGCCGGGCGTGTCGATGAGTTTGCTGAACTGGCAGAGCGAGCCATGGATACGCCTGCGGGACATGCCTGAGATTCTGCTGGAGCAGTCACGTCAGGGTGTCGGGAAGGCGACGCCGTGGTGGAGACGATTATTGGCGTGA
- the sutA gene encoding transcriptional regulator SutA, whose amino-acid sequence MSDDDNDNDDLVDDLEGEEDGEELAAAPEDDAADSDDGAEVSATPAKGKSKAAVSVDELPSVEAKNKERDALARAMEEFLARGGKVQEVEANVVADPPKKPDNKYGSRPI is encoded by the coding sequence ATGAGCGACGACGACAACGATAACGACGATCTGGTAGACGATCTGGAAGGTGAGGAAGACGGCGAGGAGCTTGCTGCTGCTCCTGAAGACGACGCTGCCGACTCTGATGATGGTGCTGAAGTCTCGGCTACACCTGCCAAGGGCAAGTCCAAGGCTGCAGTGTCGGTCGATGAGCTTCCCAGTGTAGAAGCCAAGAACAAAGAGCGTGATGCTCTGGCCCGTGCGATGGAAGAATTCCTCGCCCGTGGTGGCAAGGTGCAGGAAGTGGAGGCCAATGTGGTCGCCGATCCGCCCAAGAAGCCGGACAACAAATACGGTAGCCGCCCTATCTAA
- a CDS encoding accessory factor UbiK family protein, producing the protein MLAPKAFLDALSGHASRLFNGETPLPRNEFETQFKALLQSGFSKLDLVSREEFDSQMAVLARTRARLEALEAKVAEMEEKIGAAGQDRGINPQTPQPE; encoded by the coding sequence ATGCTCGCGCCCAAAGCTTTCCTCGACGCCCTGAGTGGCCACGCCTCCCGCCTGTTCAACGGCGAGACTCCGCTACCCCGCAACGAATTCGAAACCCAGTTCAAAGCCCTGCTGCAAAGCGGCTTCAGCAAACTGGATCTGGTGAGCCGCGAAGAATTCGACAGCCAGATGGCCGTACTTGCCCGTACGCGCGCTCGTCTTGAGGCGCTGGAGGCCAAGGTGGCGGAGATGGAAGAGAAGATTGGGGCTGCTGGTCAGGATCGGGGTATCAACCCGCAAACCCCACAACCTGAATAA
- the rnk gene encoding nucleoside diphosphate kinase regulator — MNTAPSIILTRLDVQRLERLIDSQTQSSPGIEALQAELDRAEQIVGHDEVPAGLVTMNSRVHCREEGSGKDYHLKLVYPQDAGAEGTVSVLAPVGSALLGLQVGQHIDWPAPGGKTLKLTLLAVEYQPEAAGEYL; from the coding sequence ATGAACACCGCACCTTCCATTATCCTCACCCGGCTCGATGTCCAGCGTCTTGAGCGCCTTATCGACAGCCAGACGCAGTCCAGCCCCGGCATCGAGGCCTTGCAGGCCGAGCTGGACCGTGCCGAACAGATCGTCGGTCACGATGAAGTGCCTGCCGGGCTGGTCACCATGAATTCGCGTGTGCATTGCCGTGAAGAGGGCAGTGGCAAGGACTATCACCTCAAGCTGGTCTACCCGCAGGACGCGGGCGCCGAAGGGACGGTTTCGGTACTGGCACCGGTAGGCTCGGCCCTGCTGGGCCTGCAGGTCGGCCAACACATCGACTGGCCCGCACCGGGCGGCAAGACACTCAAACTCACCCTGCTGGCGGTGGAATATCAGCCGGAGGCGGCGGGAGAATATCTGTAG
- a CDS encoding HAD family hydrolase, with protein MIKLITFDLDDTLWDTAPAIASAETVLRNWLGEHAPLLGPLPIEHLWEIRSRLIEAEPTLKHRISAQRRRVLFHALQDAGYDASQAQELADESFEVFLHARHQVQIFPQVQPTLEILAKTFTLGVITNGNADVRRLGLADYFAFALCAEDLGIGKPDPAPFLEALKRGNSDAGSAVHIGDHPSDDIEGAQRAGLRAIWYNPQGKVWESEKRPDAEIHSLDQLPEILKRL; from the coding sequence ATGATTAAACTCATCACTTTCGATCTCGATGACACCCTGTGGGACACGGCCCCGGCCATCGCCAGTGCCGAAACGGTGCTGCGCAACTGGCTGGGCGAGCATGCACCCCTGCTCGGACCATTGCCGATCGAACACCTGTGGGAAATCCGCTCACGCCTGATCGAAGCCGAACCGACCCTCAAGCACCGCATCAGTGCCCAGAGGCGCCGGGTGCTGTTTCATGCCCTGCAGGACGCAGGCTATGACGCTTCACAGGCACAGGAGCTGGCTGACGAGAGTTTTGAAGTGTTCCTGCATGCCAGGCATCAGGTGCAGATATTCCCGCAAGTGCAGCCGACACTGGAAATCCTCGCCAAGACCTTCACCCTGGGCGTCATCACCAACGGCAATGCCGATGTTCGCCGCCTGGGGCTGGCAGACTACTTCGCCTTCGCCCTGTGCGCCGAAGACCTGGGCATCGGCAAACCCGACCCGGCACCGTTTCTGGAAGCGCTCAAGCGTGGCAATAGCGATGCCGGGAGCGCCGTCCATATCGGCGACCACCCCAGCGACGACATCGAAGGCGCCCAGCGCGCCGGCCTGCGCGCCATCTGGTACAACCCGCAAGGCAAGGTCTGGGAGTCCGAGAAAAGACCGGATGCCGAGATCCACAGCCTGGACCAGTTGCCCGAGATCCTGAAACGCCTGTAG
- a CDS encoding ammonium transporter, whose translation MTLRQFAGLGALLSLVTPGLAMAADEVAAPVLNSGDTAWMLTATALVLFMTIPGLALFYGGMVRSKNILSVMMQCFAITGLISILWVVYGYSLAFDTTGMEAGVVNFNSFFGGLGKAFLAGITPSSITGAAALFPEAVFVTFQMTFAIITPALIVGAFAERMKFSAMLIFMGIWFTLVYAPIAHMVWGGVGGLMWDWGVLDFAGGTVVHINAGVAGLVACLVLGKRKGFPTTPMAPHNLGYTLIGAAMLWIGWFGFNAGSAAAANGTAGMAMLVTQIATAAAALGWMFAEWLTHGKPSALGIASGVVAGLVAITPAAGTAGPMGALIIGLASGVICFFCATSLKRKLGYDDSLDAFGVHGVGGIVGAILTGVFAAPALGGFGTVTDIGAQVWIQFKGVAFTVIYTAIVTYIILKVLDVVIGLRVTDEEESVGLDLAQHNERGYNL comes from the coding sequence ATGACTCTGCGTCAATTCGCAGGGCTAGGAGCCCTGTTGTCCCTCGTAACCCCTGGCCTGGCCATGGCGGCGGACGAAGTGGCAGCCCCCGTTCTCAACTCAGGTGACACCGCCTGGATGCTGACAGCCACCGCGCTGGTGCTGTTCATGACCATCCCGGGTCTTGCCCTGTTCTACGGCGGCATGGTCCGCTCCAAAAACATTCTTTCCGTGATGATGCAGTGCTTCGCCATTACCGGTCTGATCAGCATCCTGTGGGTCGTCTACGGCTACAGCCTTGCGTTCGACACCACGGGCATGGAAGCTGGCGTCGTCAACTTCAACTCCTTCTTCGGCGGTCTGGGCAAGGCGTTCCTGGCGGGTATCACGCCTTCGAGCATCACCGGTGCTGCGGCCTTGTTCCCTGAAGCGGTGTTCGTCACCTTCCAGATGACGTTCGCCATCATCACTCCAGCCCTGATCGTCGGTGCTTTCGCAGAACGCATGAAGTTCTCCGCGATGCTGATCTTCATGGGTATCTGGTTCACTCTGGTCTACGCGCCAATCGCCCACATGGTCTGGGGCGGCGTCGGTGGCCTGATGTGGGACTGGGGCGTTCTGGACTTCGCTGGCGGCACTGTCGTGCACATCAACGCCGGTGTTGCTGGTCTGGTTGCCTGTCTGGTGCTGGGCAAGCGTAAAGGCTTCCCGACCACTCCGATGGCTCCGCACAACCTGGGTTACACCCTGATCGGTGCTGCCATGCTGTGGATCGGCTGGTTCGGCTTCAACGCCGGTTCCGCTGCTGCTGCAAACGGCACTGCCGGTATGGCCATGCTGGTTACCCAGATTGCTACCGCTGCTGCTGCACTGGGCTGGATGTTCGCCGAGTGGCTGACGCACGGTAAGCCAAGTGCCCTGGGTATCGCTTCGGGTGTGGTTGCCGGTCTGGTTGCCATTACTCCGGCTGCCGGTACCGCAGGCCCGATGGGTGCCCTGATCATCGGTCTGGCCTCTGGCGTGATCTGCTTCTTCTGCGCTACCAGCCTGAAACGCAAGCTGGGCTACGATGACTCCCTGGATGCATTCGGCGTTCACGGTGTCGGTGGTATCGTCGGCGCGATCCTGACTGGCGTGTTCGCTGCTCCTGCACTGGGCGGTTTCGGTACTGTGACCGACATCGGCGCTCAAGTCTGGATTCAGTTCAAGGGCGTAGCCTTCACCGTCATCTACACCGCAATCGTGACCTACATCATCCTCAAGGTGCTGGACGTTGTCATCGGTCTGCGTGTGACTGACGAAGAAGAGTCTGTGGGTCTGGACCTTGCGCAACACAACGAGCGTGGCTACAACTTGTAA
- a CDS encoding secondary thiamine-phosphate synthase enzyme YjbQ → MWHQSRITLRARPRGFHLVTDEILAGLPELRGCRVGLLHLWLQHTSASLTVNENADPAVRRDFERFFSRLVPEGTAGYEHDDEGPDDLPAHFKASLLGCQLVLPVTAGRLALGTWQGVYLGEHRDAGGARNVLATLQGEWT, encoded by the coding sequence ATGTGGCATCAATCCAGAATCACCCTCCGGGCAAGGCCCCGCGGGTTTCATCTGGTGACGGACGAGATACTTGCAGGTTTGCCTGAACTGCGTGGTTGTCGAGTCGGATTGCTGCATTTGTGGCTGCAACATACCTCGGCCTCGTTGACCGTCAACGAGAATGCCGACCCGGCTGTACGTCGCGATTTCGAACGCTTTTTCAGCCGTCTGGTCCCAGAGGGTACTGCCGGATATGAACATGACGACGAAGGTCCTGACGATTTGCCGGCGCATTTCAAGGCCAGTTTGTTAGGCTGCCAGTTGGTTTTACCGGTAACGGCTGGGCGATTGGCGTTGGGCACCTGGCAAGGTGTTTATCTGGGTGAGCATCGAGATGCTGGCGGTGCTCGCAATGTCCTTGCAACCCTTCAGGGTGAATGGACATGA
- the cyaY gene encoding iron donor protein CyaY, translating into MSLTEARFHDLVDATQQALEDIFDESDLDLDLENSAGVLTVKFENGTQLIFSRQEPLRQLWLAARSGGFHFDYDEETSRWVCDSSDELLSEMLVRITQEQAGVELDFDEI; encoded by the coding sequence ATGAGTTTGACCGAAGCCCGTTTTCACGATCTGGTGGATGCTACCCAGCAAGCGCTGGAAGACATTTTCGATGAGAGCGATCTGGATCTGGACCTTGAAAACTCTGCTGGCGTACTGACCGTAAAGTTCGAGAACGGCACCCAGCTCATCTTCAGTCGTCAGGAGCCGCTGCGTCAGCTCTGGCTGGCAGCGCGTTCGGGTGGCTTTCATTTTGACTACGACGAAGAAACCAGCCGCTGGGTATGCGACAGCAGCGACGAGTTGCTGAGCGAGATGCTGGTACGCATTACTCAGGAGCAGGCTGGCGTCGAACTGGATTTCGACGAGATCTGA